A section of the Petrimonas sulfuriphila genome encodes:
- the dut gene encoding dUTP diphosphatase yields the protein MQVKIVNKSKHSLPEYATALSAGMDLRANIDEPVTLRPLQRSLIPTGIYIQLSEGYEAQIRPRSGLAVKHGISIVNSPGTIDADYRGEIRVILVNLSDEDFIINDGERICQMVIARHTRVEWLQVDDLDETERGSGGFGHTGKH from the coding sequence ATGCAGGTTAAAATTGTCAATAAATCGAAGCACTCATTACCCGAATATGCTACGGCTTTGTCTGCCGGCATGGATTTGCGGGCAAACATAGACGAACCGGTTACGTTGAGGCCGTTGCAACGGTCGCTTATCCCCACCGGGATATACATTCAGCTTTCCGAAGGATATGAAGCACAGATCCGTCCGAGAAGCGGACTGGCAGTTAAACACGGAATCTCCATTGTAAATTCTCCGGGGACGATTGATGCCGATTATCGGGGTGAAATTCGGGTGATCTTGGTGAATTTATCGGACGAAGACTTTATCATTAACGACGGAGAGCGTATTTGTCAGATGGTAATCGCCCGGCATACCCGGGTAGAATGGTTGCAGGTGGATGATTTAGATGAGACTGAAAGAGGCTCCGGCGGATTCGGACATACAGGTAAGCATTAG
- a CDS encoding sigma-70 family RNA polymerase sigma factor, whose protein sequence is MKFFLVKQLALLLITISTFQACFAQDIPFVPPAFNYTTHNYNAGNQNWAVAQGRNRVIYVGNDYGLLSFDGANWKLTPLPSHLSVKSIFIDHASGKEKIYVGSFEEFGFFQRDEKNELLYHSLKHLIKDFTFYNDEVWTINKVGNRIFFQTFSSYFIYNESDNSLTVEKPFPAPLYFFTAEDTLYAQFIDEHFYVFDGTRFRLLLTKDKFDNDQVVSVLPFNGEIYLTTAKSGIFSFNLTTQKLSRRKTTVDNELKSETVNRVTSLSDSVLVLGTLKHGLYALKTDGSLLWQLNRDNGLYNNTVLGLFTDEDKNLWAALDNGVSHIRTSSPLSFFEPKNIHIGLVEDILVKDNQLYVATNQGIYTYANEQKKIYLLPDFNIQSWFIRNFDNQIITGNNTGTAFIVNNRKKELPEESTGGTDIKAMRIHNRDFLLESTYTALQVYLRNTEGQWVYSHKIDNFFDLINQVEQDHAGNIWATHMYKGLYRLRLDDRLQRVVLREFYPALDSTATATKPIRTMKLMGRMVFTNGNSFYTYDDIAQKITPFDPLNQELPQLTDTRNIVTINDTSFWFLRPEEYTLVKFSTGKYHISDKVPFSILNNPPNTGRGNMYVDKNNVSYFCLNGGIGKYNLFDKFHVNLPGLEISKIQSYNRKIDTPNNLPVNKRNVINFSENNLTFEFQYPDYSKKKFTIECFLENYDTRWIATAPDFTITYPNLPANSYILNSRVLNDMGEVLSTLSVPFQIKNPWYKTTLALMVYLTLAGLLLTYLIRIYIRMVIKRKNKIFAQREKERIAQLACQEKLIAEMKSEKLQNELIYKSKELANATLMVINHQELLNKLKKEIQENIRTGKLYRSNGSSLVKMIDSNLSGEDEWAFFQENFDLIHENFFRKLTERYPVLTPGDLRLCALLRLNYSSKEIAKMLNLTLRGVEAARYRLRKKLNLEEEENLVSFVINFT, encoded by the coding sequence ATGAAATTTTTTCTTGTCAAACAACTTGCGCTGCTGCTCATTACGATAAGCACCTTCCAGGCATGTTTCGCGCAAGACATACCCTTTGTTCCTCCGGCTTTTAACTACACAACTCATAACTATAACGCCGGGAATCAGAACTGGGCTGTCGCACAGGGGAGAAACCGAGTGATCTACGTCGGCAATGATTACGGCTTGCTGAGCTTTGATGGCGCGAACTGGAAACTGACCCCGTTGCCCAGTCATTTGTCTGTTAAATCTATATTTATAGACCATGCGTCCGGTAAGGAAAAGATTTATGTAGGGTCTTTTGAAGAATTCGGATTCTTTCAAAGAGACGAAAAAAACGAACTTCTGTACCACTCCCTGAAACATTTGATAAAGGACTTTACGTTTTACAACGATGAAGTCTGGACTATTAACAAGGTAGGAAACCGCATTTTCTTTCAGACGTTCTCGTCTTATTTTATTTACAACGAATCCGACAACTCTCTGACAGTTGAGAAACCCTTTCCGGCTCCTCTCTACTTTTTCACGGCAGAGGATACGCTTTACGCGCAATTCATCGACGAGCACTTCTATGTTTTCGATGGGACCCGGTTCCGTTTACTCTTGACAAAAGACAAATTCGATAACGACCAGGTTGTCTCGGTTTTGCCTTTTAACGGAGAAATTTACCTGACAACTGCAAAAAGCGGGATTTTTTCTTTCAACCTCACGACCCAAAAACTATCCCGCCGAAAAACGACCGTAGACAATGAGTTAAAAAGTGAAACCGTAAACCGGGTAACTTCATTATCAGATTCAGTACTTGTGTTGGGCACGCTGAAACATGGCCTTTATGCTTTGAAAACAGACGGATCCCTGCTTTGGCAACTAAATCGGGACAACGGACTTTACAACAACACGGTATTGGGTTTGTTTACCGACGAAGATAAAAACCTTTGGGCAGCTCTGGACAACGGCGTTTCCCATATCCGGACCAGTTCCCCTCTTTCTTTTTTTGAACCAAAAAATATCCATATAGGGCTCGTGGAAGATATTCTTGTAAAAGACAATCAATTATATGTAGCCACCAATCAGGGTATTTACACCTATGCTAACGAACAAAAAAAAATCTACCTGCTTCCCGATTTCAATATCCAATCATGGTTTATACGGAATTTTGATAACCAGATAATTACCGGTAACAATACAGGAACAGCCTTTATCGTAAACAATAGAAAAAAAGAACTTCCTGAAGAAAGTACCGGCGGTACGGATATAAAGGCCATGAGAATTCACAACAGGGATTTTTTGTTGGAGTCAACCTATACAGCCCTTCAGGTCTACCTCCGGAATACTGAAGGCCAATGGGTATACAGCCACAAGATTGATAATTTCTTCGACCTGATCAATCAGGTCGAACAGGATCATGCCGGAAACATTTGGGCAACCCATATGTACAAGGGTCTTTACCGATTGCGGCTCGATGATCGGTTACAACGGGTAGTATTGCGGGAGTTTTATCCGGCCTTGGACAGCACCGCCACGGCAACAAAACCCATCCGCACCATGAAATTAATGGGAAGGATGGTGTTTACTAATGGTAACTCTTTTTACACGTACGATGATATTGCACAAAAAATCACTCCTTTTGATCCATTGAATCAGGAACTTCCACAGCTTACCGACACGAGGAACATCGTCACCATTAACGATACCTCATTTTGGTTTCTCAGGCCCGAAGAATACACGCTGGTTAAATTTTCAACTGGAAAATACCACATATCCGACAAAGTTCCCTTCAGCATTCTGAACAACCCTCCCAACACCGGAAGAGGGAACATGTACGTGGATAAAAACAACGTATCCTATTTCTGTTTAAACGGCGGCATCGGGAAATACAATCTATTCGACAAATTTCACGTTAACTTGCCCGGTCTAGAGATTTCAAAGATTCAGAGTTACAACCGTAAGATTGATACTCCGAACAACCTGCCGGTCAACAAGCGGAATGTTATTAATTTTTCAGAGAACAACCTTACGTTCGAGTTTCAATATCCCGATTACAGCAAAAAAAAATTCACCATAGAGTGCTTTCTGGAAAATTACGATACCCGTTGGATAGCAACCGCTCCGGATTTCACCATTACCTATCCCAATTTGCCAGCTAACTCCTATATATTGAATTCAAGGGTGTTAAATGATATGGGAGAAGTTCTCTCAACTCTTTCCGTTCCGTTTCAAATTAAAAATCCCTGGTACAAAACTACGCTGGCTCTTATGGTCTACCTGACACTGGCCGGATTGTTGCTCACTTATCTTATCCGGATATACATCCGGATGGTTATCAAGAGAAAGAATAAAATATTTGCACAACGGGAAAAAGAAAGAATCGCTCAGTTGGCTTGCCAGGAAAAACTTATTGCAGAGATGAAAAGCGAAAAACTACAGAATGAGCTGATATACAAGAGTAAAGAATTGGCGAATGCCACCCTGATGGTCATCAACCACCAGGAACTGCTCAATAAACTGAAAAAGGAAATACAGGAAAACATCAGAACCGGAAAATTATATCGCTCCAACGGCTCCAGTCTCGTTAAAATGATCGACAGTAACCTGTCTGGAGAAGACGAGTGGGCGTTTTTCCAAGAAAATTTTGACCTTATCCACGAAAACTTCTTTCGCAAATTAACCGAAAGATACCCCGTATTAACACCGGGTGATTTACGCCTTTGTGCCCTTCTCCGCCTTAACTACTCATCAAAAGAAATTGCAAAGATGCTGAATCTGACATTGCGTGGAGTTGAAGCCGCCCGATACCGTTTAAGAAAGAAACTTAACCTCGAAGAAGAAGAAAACCTGGTATCTTTTGTGATTAATTTCACTTAA